The following are encoded in a window of SAR324 cluster bacterium genomic DNA:
- a CDS encoding glycosyltransferase — MNPQISVVIPAYNSKELLQRCLKSLASQTASLSRFEVIVVDDGSSDGTMDMLHSFAQNSPFKFNFRHIPNSGPATARNLGISLATCAWIAFLDADVVAHPNWIQRGLELIEQNPFAGGFEGKTEVNNRHEQTAFTHQTENTFGGRYPTCNLIVRKVFCHFYTKYRIPFREDTDLAFCILESGFNIFFDPHLVVYHPPLSPNYLRPIYLAKRYYYNGLLQRRFPRRYKKELDIHRIMGLEIPHLKLKLYGMFLLFQIGFIGSLAYIPWGVTPAIYAGSVYFFAYLYGCAFSMLKVDARSRKIVDGLAFAAQIHIVPWILYLQLIKGWLDFRQETPFSRHNWLNQIKFPVAQRPHDIILVSTADWNHPFWTNKQHIALRLAQRGNRILFVESLGLRQMTPSSRDLLRIYRRSLLLLKGIREPVPNLFVWSPPIIPLHRFNIIRKINWVILSKMIQHYSRSLHFENPILWSYNPIISELADDLKSSNIIYHCVDELKAAPGMPAKTIEAQEEIFSRKARIIFTTSPNLYKTRKLWNSQTYYLPNPCDYEHFHKASQDIPTARELQDIPEPRLGFVGALSRYKVNGPLLRTIAERYPDWHLILIGEIGEGEPGSKFDEIAGLSNVHIVGPKPYQQLPNYLKGFQVALLPCPINDYTQNMFPLKFFEYLAAGLPVVTTALPALKDYKDMCYWCDTDEAFVESIRLAIEDTQSRPDKIRKGIELAKQNTWDHRVSSMLEILSKHIEYPPENNI; from the coding sequence CTATCCCGCTTTGAAGTCATTGTTGTGGATGACGGGTCCAGTGATGGAACGATGGATATGCTGCATTCATTTGCACAAAACAGTCCTTTCAAATTCAACTTCAGGCACATTCCAAACTCCGGCCCTGCAACAGCCCGGAATTTGGGGATTTCTCTGGCAACATGTGCTTGGATTGCATTTCTTGATGCGGATGTTGTCGCCCATCCCAACTGGATTCAGCGTGGATTGGAACTTATTGAACAAAATCCCTTTGCCGGTGGTTTTGAAGGCAAAACTGAGGTCAATAATCGCCATGAACAAACCGCATTTACGCATCAGACAGAGAATACCTTTGGCGGGCGTTATCCTACATGCAATCTGATTGTACGCAAGGTGTTTTGTCATTTCTATACCAAATATCGAATTCCGTTTCGTGAGGACACAGACCTGGCATTTTGTATTCTTGAATCAGGATTCAATATTTTCTTTGATCCGCATCTGGTGGTGTACCATCCTCCCTTGTCACCCAATTATTTACGTCCTATTTACCTGGCAAAACGCTATTATTATAATGGTCTTCTGCAACGAAGGTTTCCACGGCGTTATAAAAAGGAACTCGATATTCATCGAATCATGGGATTGGAAATCCCACACTTAAAATTAAAACTCTATGGCATGTTCCTTTTATTCCAGATTGGGTTTATTGGGAGTCTGGCATATATCCCCTGGGGCGTCACACCGGCAATTTACGCAGGATCTGTCTATTTTTTCGCATATCTTTATGGGTGTGCTTTCAGCATGCTCAAAGTGGATGCACGCTCTCGTAAAATAGTGGATGGCTTGGCTTTTGCCGCACAAATTCACATTGTTCCCTGGATTCTATACCTCCAACTGATCAAGGGCTGGCTCGATTTTCGACAAGAAACGCCCTTTTCCAGACACAACTGGTTAAATCAGATTAAATTTCCTGTTGCCCAGCGTCCCCATGATATTATTCTGGTATCAACAGCAGACTGGAATCATCCCTTCTGGACCAACAAACAACACATTGCCTTACGTCTTGCTCAACGCGGAAACCGTATTTTATTCGTAGAATCCCTGGGTTTGCGTCAGATGACACCCTCTTCAAGAGACTTGTTGCGTATCTATCGACGTTCTCTGCTTCTGCTGAAAGGCATAAGGGAGCCTGTTCCTAATCTGTTTGTTTGGTCGCCCCCCATTATACCATTACATCGTTTTAATATTATTAGAAAAATCAACTGGGTTATTTTGAGCAAAATGATACAGCACTATTCTCGTAGTCTTCATTTTGAAAATCCGATTTTGTGGTCATACAACCCAATCATTTCGGAATTGGCGGATGATCTGAAGTCATCCAATATTATATATCATTGTGTGGACGAGTTAAAAGCCGCACCGGGCATGCCGGCCAAAACCATTGAAGCTCAGGAGGAAATTTTTTCAAGAAAAGCCCGAATTATTTTCACAACGTCACCCAATCTTTATAAAACACGTAAACTATGGAATTCTCAGACCTATTATCTGCCTAATCCATGTGACTACGAGCATTTTCACAAAGCTTCTCAAGATATACCCACCGCGAGAGAACTCCAGGATATCCCTGAGCCTAGGCTTGGTTTTGTCGGTGCGTTGAGTCGTTATAAAGTCAATGGTCCTTTGTTGCGTACTATTGCTGAACGTTATCCTGACTGGCATTTGATATTGATTGGTGAAATCGGCGAAGGTGAACCAGGTTCCAAATTTGACGAAATTGCGGGATTAAGCAATGTGCATATCGTTGGTCCCAAACCATATCAACAACTTCCGAATTACCTCAAAGGATTTCAGGTTGCCTTATTGCCATGCCCCATTAATGATTACACGCAGAATATGTTTCCACTGAAATTTTTTGAATATCTTGCCGCGGGATTACCGGTCGTGACTACGGCGTTACCCGCACTGAAAGATTATAAAGACATGTGTTACTGGTGTGATACAGATGAAGCCTTTGTCGAATCAATTCGTCTGGCTATTGAAGATACGCAATCAAGACCTGATAAAATCCGTAAAGGAATAGAATTGGCAAAACAAAATACGTGGGATCATCGAGTGTCTTCAATGCTTGAAATTTTATCCAAACATATCGAATATCCACCGGAAAACAATATTTGA
- the lepB gene encoding signal peptidase I produces the protein MPEGNELLKHQALILGKTLSYFRLDKWISNKVIREWTEALVFALVVATIVRTFLFAPFKIPSGSMYPTINIGDHIFATMFSYGAPIPFTDIKLFPQPIERGDIVIFPYPRDPSIDYIKRVVALAGETVQIIEDQIYINGTALKEPYAYYDPQKQHMIEQFKLTAGENMPPINNFGPVTVPAGHIFTLGDNRYNSADGRYWGFVDIKTVKGQGQLVYWSHDPEAGLFGGYRLERLFQRLK, from the coding sequence ATGCCTGAAGGCAATGAATTGCTTAAGCATCAAGCGCTGATTCTTGGAAAAACTCTCAGTTATTTTCGTCTGGACAAGTGGATCTCAAATAAAGTCATTCGTGAGTGGACAGAAGCACTCGTATTTGCGCTCGTGGTTGCGACAATTGTCCGAACTTTTTTGTTTGCGCCTTTCAAAATTCCATCCGGTTCCATGTATCCCACAATCAACATTGGGGATCATATTTTTGCCACCATGTTTTCCTATGGTGCGCCAATCCCTTTTACCGATATCAAACTGTTTCCGCAACCCATCGAACGTGGAGATATTGTCATATTTCCCTATCCACGGGATCCATCTATTGATTATATTAAAAGAGTCGTAGCTCTTGCCGGTGAAACTGTTCAGATCATTGAGGACCAGATTTATATCAATGGAACAGCGTTGAAAGAGCCTTATGCTTATTATGATCCTCAGAAGCAGCACATGATTGAACAATTCAAACTGACAGCCGGCGAAAATATGCCACCTATTAACAATTTTGGTCCGGTCACCGTGCCGGCAGGGCATATTTTTACCTTGGGAGACAATCGCTATAACAGTGCTGATGGGCGCTATTGGGGATTTGTGGATATCAAAACTGTCAAGGGACAAGGACAACTCGTTTATTGGTCTCATGATCCAGAAGCAGGACTGTTTGGCGGATACCGACTGGAACGACTGTTTCAACGATTGAAATAG
- a CDS encoding methionyl aminopeptidase, which translates to MKNISRNDNCWCGSGKKYKKCHLAQDTQQQHTKVQKTSQGIIIKTEEQIEGIRKSCQLAKKTLDMVEERIKSGVTTEDINQWVHQYTLEHKAYPAPLNYKKFPKSVCTSLNNVICHGIPDKTLLKEGDIINVDVTPILNGFYGDSSRMFIIGSADKVAVRLVQVAKECLDLGIQEVRPFNTIGDIGHVIQKYAEGQGFSVVREFAGHGTGIEFHEAPQILHYGSPKTGEIMRPNMIFTIEPMINSGRPDSMVLSDGWTAVTVDGSLSAQWEHTVLVTESGVEVLTA; encoded by the coding sequence ATGAAAAATATATCTCGAAATGACAACTGCTGGTGTGGCAGCGGTAAAAAATATAAAAAATGTCACTTGGCACAAGACACTCAGCAACAACACACCAAAGTTCAAAAAACGTCACAGGGGATCATTATAAAAACTGAAGAGCAAATAGAGGGCATCCGTAAAAGCTGTCAACTGGCTAAAAAGACGCTTGATATGGTGGAAGAACGGATCAAATCCGGAGTTACCACAGAAGATATCAATCAATGGGTACATCAATATACGTTGGAGCATAAAGCCTACCCTGCCCCGCTAAACTATAAGAAATTCCCCAAAAGTGTGTGCACCTCATTGAATAATGTGATTTGTCACGGTATTCCGGATAAAACTCTTCTAAAAGAGGGCGATATCATCAATGTGGATGTCACCCCTATCTTGAATGGTTTTTATGGTGACAGTAGCCGAATGTTTATTATCGGTTCTGCTGATAAAGTAGCAGTTCGACTGGTGCAAGTTGCCAAGGAATGCCTGGATCTGGGGATTCAGGAAGTTCGCCCATTCAATACAATAGGTGATATTGGCCATGTGATTCAAAAGTATGCTGAAGGTCAGGGATTTTCTGTGGTAAGAGAATTTGCGGGACATGGAACTGGCATAGAATTTCATGAAGCCCCACAAATATTGCATTATGGGTCTCCAAAAACAGGTGAAATCATGCGTCCCAATATGATTTTTACGATTGAACCCATGATCAATTCAGGTCGTCCGGATAGTATGGTACTTTCAGATGGTTGGACGGCTGTGACGGTTGATGGCTCCTTATCCGCACAGTGGGAACATACCGTTCTGGTCACAGAATCAGGTGTTGAAGTACTCACAGCTTGA
- a CDS encoding sulfate adenylyltransferase, with the protein MISLVPVHGGLNAPVNRIIPLSRRQQFLQEAENFPAIEVSKADVSSVYRFSDGTLSPLKGPMDEEAWHQVLEENTIEYNFKKYAWTIPVSLPLTDEEAANIPHGHTAVLKNEKGEVFAMLKHTQVFKWDKPKYIKSVYGTDRTDHPGADMVLKDSRNLLIGGAIWALPQKIDPAYSEFVYSPRQTRLYIAEQKWDRAVAFQTRNPLHRAHEYALVAGVEQLTRKGFFTGVVLNPLIGELKGDDVPAKIRMGCYHKLLEEELLGQGDKDIELWNSRGYDLTQVFALIGLDIKMFYGGPKEAVMHAIYRQNHGFTDIIIGRKHADAPYHDGTAIWGDFDAQEIFESMQGNLEIQPCKIGFAGYYESMKRVDLMENHPGEKPLSISGSKIRESLRNGEVPDPRIIRPEISAILIDYYKQSA; encoded by the coding sequence ATGATATCTTTGGTACCTGTCCATGGTGGACTGAATGCGCCTGTTAACCGAATCATTCCACTGTCACGAAGACAACAGTTTCTGCAAGAAGCTGAAAACTTCCCAGCCATTGAGGTCAGTAAGGCAGATGTATCATCCGTTTACCGATTCAGCGACGGGACATTGTCTCCGTTAAAAGGACCTATGGATGAAGAAGCATGGCACCAGGTTCTGGAAGAAAACACCATTGAGTACAATTTTAAAAAATACGCATGGACCATTCCTGTATCATTACCCTTGACAGATGAGGAAGCCGCCAACATTCCTCATGGGCATACCGCTGTTCTCAAGAATGAGAAGGGTGAAGTGTTTGCCATGCTAAAACACACCCAGGTTTTTAAATGGGATAAGCCAAAGTATATCAAAAGTGTTTATGGAACAGACCGGACAGACCATCCAGGCGCAGACATGGTGTTGAAAGATTCAAGAAATCTCCTGATAGGCGGCGCGATCTGGGCATTACCCCAAAAAATTGATCCAGCCTATAGTGAATTTGTATACTCTCCGCGTCAAACACGACTCTATATCGCTGAACAAAAATGGGATCGGGCTGTTGCGTTCCAGACTCGCAATCCGTTGCATCGAGCCCATGAATACGCATTGGTCGCGGGTGTAGAACAACTTACCAGAAAAGGTTTTTTCACCGGTGTTGTGCTGAATCCATTGATTGGCGAACTCAAGGGGGATGATGTGCCGGCCAAAATCAGAATGGGTTGCTATCACAAACTCCTTGAAGAAGAACTTCTGGGACAGGGAGATAAAGATATTGAACTCTGGAATAGCAGAGGCTATGACCTGACTCAGGTTTTTGCGCTGATAGGGCTTGATATCAAAATGTTTTATGGTGGCCCCAAAGAAGCTGTGATGCATGCGATTTATCGCCAGAATCATGGTTTCACTGATATTATTATCGGAAGGAAACATGCTGATGCGCCTTATCACGACGGTACTGCCATCTGGGGAGATTTCGATGCTCAGGAAATTTTTGAATCCATGCAAGGTAATCTTGAAATTCAACCATGCAAAATTGGTTTTGCCGGATATTACGAGAGTATGAAACGTGTTGACCTGATGGAGAATCATCCCGGAGAAAAACCGTTGTCTATCAGTGGCTCAAAAATCAGGGAATCGCTCAGAAACGGCGAAGTACCGGATCCGAGAATTATCCGGCCTGAAATATCCGCTATTCTGATTGATTATTACAAACAATCCGCCTGA
- the hflK gene encoding FtsH protease activity modulator HflK: protein MEPWNKNPKKSPWDKNQSPNVDEILNKLQQQFQRGFDQKPLGFLILFVIIALWMVTGVFIVDPQEQAVIKRFGVVMDTVGPGPHYHLPAPIETIEKEKVTAVQRIEIGFRTVDPGPPARYRQVKQESIMLTGDENIVDVQFTVQYRISVLSEYLYNVTNPVDTVRSAAESAMREVMGHTAVGDALTIGKEQIEIKTAMLLQGILNEYQAGVKIENVKLQDVHPPESVKEAFKDVASAKEDKEKVINEAEGYANNLLPKARGEASQIINAAKAYAEEVVLLAEGKSQKFNSVYEEYKKAKDITRQRIQLDTMEQVLPRVNKIVVDPQLGKNFLPFLPINQQQSLKITEPKAEP from the coding sequence ATGGAACCCTGGAACAAGAACCCCAAAAAATCGCCTTGGGACAAAAATCAATCACCTAATGTTGATGAAATTTTAAACAAGCTTCAACAACAGTTTCAACGTGGCTTTGATCAGAAACCATTAGGGTTTCTGATTCTCTTTGTTATCATTGCTCTGTGGATGGTGACTGGCGTCTTCATCGTTGACCCTCAGGAACAGGCTGTGATCAAGCGTTTTGGTGTAGTGATGGATACCGTTGGTCCCGGACCTCACTATCATCTTCCGGCTCCCATTGAAACCATTGAAAAAGAAAAAGTGACAGCGGTTCAACGGATTGAAATCGGATTCCGAACGGTCGATCCCGGCCCGCCGGCTCGTTATCGACAGGTCAAGCAGGAATCCATCATGCTGACAGGCGATGAAAACATTGTGGATGTTCAATTCACCGTTCAGTACCGCATATCTGTTTTATCCGAATATCTCTATAATGTGACTAATCCTGTTGACACTGTGCGTTCAGCCGCTGAATCAGCCATGAGGGAAGTGATGGGACATACAGCCGTGGGCGATGCTCTAACCATCGGAAAAGAACAGATTGAAATCAAGACCGCAATGCTACTCCAGGGAATTCTGAATGAGTATCAGGCTGGCGTAAAAATCGAGAATGTGAAACTTCAGGATGTTCATCCACCAGAGTCGGTCAAAGAAGCATTCAAGGATGTTGCCAGTGCCAAGGAAGATAAAGAAAAGGTGATCAATGAAGCCGAAGGATATGCCAACAATCTTTTACCCAAAGCACGTGGAGAAGCCTCTCAGATCATCAATGCGGCCAAAGCCTATGCTGAAGAGGTTGTTCTGCTGGCGGAAGGAAAAAGCCAAAAGTTTAATTCTGTCTATGAGGAATATAAAAAAGCCAAAGACATTACCCGACAGCGTATTCAGCTTGATACCATGGAACAGGTTTTGCCTAGAGTGAATAAAATCGTTGTGGATCCACAATTAGGCAAAAATTTTCTCCCTTTTTTGCCCATCAACCAACAGCAAAGCTTGAAAATAACAGAGCCCAAGGCTGAACCTTAA
- a CDS encoding STAS domain-containing protein: MQLNHRVEKNICILSVEGNIALDGVSDVKSYLKPFLDDDSIKGIVINFEGVNFIDSSGIGLIVSVFKNLQQRGAKLTLCKLSQKNQEIFNMTRLDKILSIHETEAQAISNI, encoded by the coding sequence ATGCAGCTAAACCACCGCGTTGAAAAAAATATTTGTATTTTGTCTGTCGAAGGAAATATCGCGCTGGATGGCGTCAGTGATGTCAAAAGTTATCTGAAACCATTTCTGGATGATGATTCGATAAAGGGAATTGTTATTAATTTTGAAGGTGTGAATTTTATTGATTCTTCAGGAATCGGTCTGATTGTATCCGTGTTCAAAAATTTGCAACAACGTGGGGCAAAATTAACATTGTGCAAACTTAGCCAAAAGAATCAGGAAATTTTCAACATGACCCGTCTGGATAAAATCCTCAGTATCCATGAAACAGAAGCACAGGCTATATCCAACATCTAA
- a CDS encoding glycosyltransferase family 2 protein, protein MTAIKIPEICAIVVTWNPSVDIDNNLKQLLDVCRHVIIVDNGSPDAYWKTIEHLGSNPQITIIKNATNTGIAGALNQGISKAMEQGYQWGLTMDQDSLITHECVHALWTSCLSCGEPDKIAIITPVYRDPATQRLIRSKNCNSETAYVEIIANMTSGNLVRLAAIQQVGMFRKDLFIDYVDYEICLRLRKQGYKIIQACQAVMDHQLGQTTRVAIVGQVFFPTNHSPLRRYYIARNRLVLYKNYWKDEPLFLIKDGIRFLGELMKIIFFEQNKSEKIAKTLKGIHHGICGKMGIYEP, encoded by the coding sequence ATGACAGCAATTAAAATCCCGGAAATATGTGCCATTGTTGTTACATGGAATCCCTCAGTCGATATTGACAATAACCTGAAGCAATTACTGGACGTTTGCCGGCACGTTATTATCGTGGATAATGGTTCTCCAGACGCCTACTGGAAGACGATTGAACACCTCGGATCAAACCCTCAAATCACGATTATTAAAAACGCGACCAACACTGGTATTGCCGGGGCGCTCAACCAGGGGATCTCCAAAGCAATGGAACAAGGCTATCAATGGGGTCTCACCATGGATCAGGACAGTTTGATCACTCATGAATGTGTACACGCACTTTGGACATCCTGCCTGTCTTGTGGGGAACCGGACAAAATCGCAATCATTACACCTGTCTATCGGGATCCGGCAACACAGAGGCTGATTCGTTCTAAAAACTGCAATTCTGAGACTGCTTATGTTGAAATCATCGCAAACATGACCTCTGGCAACCTTGTTCGACTTGCGGCAATCCAACAAGTTGGAATGTTTCGGAAGGATCTGTTTATTGATTATGTGGATTATGAAATTTGTCTCCGTTTAAGAAAACAAGGCTACAAAATTATACAGGCATGTCAGGCTGTCATGGATCATCAACTGGGGCAAACCACCCGAGTTGCTATTGTTGGGCAAGTTTTTTTTCCAACAAACCACTCACCGCTCAGACGCTACTACATTGCTCGCAATCGATTGGTTCTTTATAAAAACTATTGGAAAGATGAACCTCTGTTTTTAATTAAAGATGGAATACGATTTTTGGGAGAGTTGATGAAAATTATTTTTTTTGAACAGAATAAATCCGAAAAAATAGCTAAAACCCTGAAAGGAATTCATCATGGAATTTGCGGAAAAATGGGGATCTATGAACCCTAA
- a CDS encoding glycosyltransferase family 2 protein, giving the protein MNPKVYVLLLNWNGWVHTLECLESLFRNEYPHWQVVVCDNASTDNSMFHIKKWADGEMLAPVGANPEMASFTTPPCSKPVVYCQYTQDDIENSNITQDSTPLILIQNKTNLGYAGGCNVGLKYILKQHNAAYAWLLNNDTVIEPGALTSLVNKSLNDAHYGICGSTLVYYHQPKHIQARGGNQYFPALGSTSHIGFNEFFSRISAEEELKLEKKMAAPVGASMLVSRSFLENVGLMSEDYFLYFEELDWALRGRGRYHLGYASDSIIYHKEGASIGGGNKDKRQKSELADYYEIKNRLLISRKFYPMFIPTVLAGYLITIINRLRRKQVNRIPLIFQAIRDGLQQKINCVIHQQFPKT; this is encoded by the coding sequence ATGAACCCTAAGGTGTATGTCCTTCTCCTGAACTGGAATGGGTGGGTTCATACACTGGAATGCCTCGAAAGTTTGTTTCGCAATGAATATCCACACTGGCAGGTAGTGGTTTGTGATAACGCTTCGACAGACAATTCCATGTTTCATATTAAAAAATGGGCAGATGGCGAGATGTTGGCGCCTGTTGGGGCAAATCCGGAGATGGCCAGTTTCACCACACCACCGTGTTCCAAACCCGTTGTTTATTGCCAGTACACCCAGGATGACATTGAAAACTCTAACATAACGCAAGATAGCACTCCATTGATTCTGATTCAGAACAAAACGAACCTTGGTTATGCTGGTGGATGTAATGTTGGATTAAAATACATTTTAAAACAGCACAACGCCGCCTACGCATGGTTGCTGAACAATGACACGGTGATTGAACCGGGTGCGCTGACATCACTGGTAAACAAATCGCTGAATGACGCCCATTATGGAATCTGTGGATCAACGTTGGTTTATTATCATCAACCAAAGCACATCCAGGCCAGAGGCGGAAATCAGTATTTTCCTGCCTTGGGCAGCACATCCCACATAGGTTTCAATGAATTTTTTTCACGGATATCCGCAGAAGAAGAACTGAAACTTGAGAAAAAAATGGCTGCGCCTGTGGGAGCAAGCATGTTGGTCAGTCGTTCATTTCTGGAGAATGTCGGGTTGATGAGCGAAGATTATTTTTTGTATTTTGAAGAACTGGATTGGGCTTTGCGAGGTCGTGGGCGCTACCATCTGGGCTATGCGTCAGACAGCATCATTTACCATAAGGAAGGAGCGTCTATCGGTGGTGGAAACAAAGACAAACGACAAAAAAGTGAGTTGGCGGACTACTATGAAATTAAAAACCGTCTTCTCATCTCTCGTAAATTTTACCCAATGTTTATCCCGACTGTTTTAGCTGGGTATCTGATCACCATCATCAATCGATTACGCCGAAAACAGGTAAACCGCATCCCCTTAATTTTCCAGGCGATTCGTGACGGTTTGCAACAAAAAATCAATTGCGTTATTCATCAACAATTTCCCAAAACTTGA